In Lotus japonicus ecotype B-129 chromosome 5, LjGifu_v1.2, one genomic interval encodes:
- the LOC130719929 gene encoding transcription factor VIP1-like, protein MDPYFTGAPLETVEEEESKLELRSHHRRAFSDFPFDLAGSFDDDDMLFDPSDFINTDFTFPTPPPSPRLPDIVEAVVGSDETGRLDGSGTSSGMLVPLARSLTVKSNDLIGATDGGEGSGGKKKAKRRHRHSFSIDGSSTLMSFQGVPSHLIKRAMPPDQLAELERVDPVRARRLIKHFILLCFSNN, encoded by the coding sequence ATGGATCCATACTTCACCGGAGCTCCCCTAGAaacggtggaggaggaggagtcgAAGTTGGAGCTGAGGTCCCACCACCGGAGGGCCTTCTCCGACTTCCCATTCGATCTCGCCGgaagctttgatgatgatgacatgCTATTTGATCCTTCGGATTTCATCAACACTGATTTCACATTTCCAACGCCGCCTCCTTCGCCGCGGCTGCCAGATATCGTTGAAGCCGTAGTTGGTTCGGATGAAACAGGGAGGCTGGACGGCTCCGGTACGAGTTCCGGGATGTTGGTGCCACTAGCTAGGAGCTTGACCGTCAAATCCAATGATCTGATTGGAGCAACTGACGGCGGGGAGGGTAGTGGTGGTAAAAAAAAGGCCAAGCGCCGTCACAGGCATAGCTTTTCCATTGATGGGTCCTCGACGTTAATGTCATTTCAGGGTGTGCCATCGCATTTGATAAAGAGGGCCATGCCCCCTGATCAACTTGCAGAACTTGAAAGGGTTGATCCCGTGAGAGCTAGGAGGTTGAtaaaacattttattttattatgtttttcaAATAACTGA
- the LOC130720396 gene encoding probable transcription factor PosF21: MKFWGVKFDGIVVGVNCRIVANRESAARSKERKNRYVSEMEKKLQDLQMQSANLSQRLLILKKDTVDLTTLQEQLKTNLQNMGQQSQIQFDLDQTIKEELNFLRKQTLQNAAVIANHSSDGVGMHQVPNPPPQLQTPQQPPQLFPLPPPPPLPPSGQDFSGHFGYRGYLQSQELAGNSNGK, translated from the exons ATGAAGTTTTGGGGTGTGAAGTTTGATGGAATTGTTGTTGGTGTTAATTGTAGGATTGTTGCTAATAGGGAATCTGCTGCTAGATCGAAGGAGAGGAAAAATCGTTATGTAAGTGAGATGGAAAAGAAGCTGCAAGATCTTCAGATGCAATCAGCCAACCTCTCTCAACGTCTTCTCATCCTAAAG AAAGACACTGTAGATTTGACTACTTTGCAAGAGCAGCTCAAGACGAACTTACAGAACATGggacaacaatctcaaattcaatttG ATCTGGACCAAACGATAAAGGAAGAATTGAATTTCCTTAGGAAGCAAACTCTCCAAAATGCTGCTGTCATTGCTAATCATTCTTCTGATGGAGTAGGTATGCATCAGGTTCCTAATCCCCCACCGCAGCTGCAGACCCCTCAGCAACCACCACAGCTTTTCCCGCTGCCGCCGCCACCTCCTCTTCCTCCATCTGGTCAAGATTTCAGTGGTCATTTTGGTTATAGAGGATATCTACAATCACAGGAACTAGCTGGCAATAGCAACGGAAAATGA